In Falco biarmicus isolate bFalBia1 chromosome 5, bFalBia1.pri, whole genome shotgun sequence, a single genomic region encodes these proteins:
- the ARF5 gene encoding ADP-ribosylation factor 5 isoform X1, producing the protein MGLTVSAIFSRIFGKKQMRILMVGLDAAGKTTILYKLKLGEIVTTIPTIGFNVETVEYKNICFTVWDVGGQDKIRPLWRHYFQNTQGLIFVVDSNDRERVQESADELQKMLQEDELRDAVLLVFANKQDMPNAMAVSELTDKLGLQTLRSRTWYVQATCATQGTGLYDGLDWLSHELSKR; encoded by the exons atgggCCTCACGGTCTCCGCCATCTTTTCCCGCATCTTCGGCAAGAAGCAGATGCGGATCCTGATGG TGGGCCTAGATGCCGCCGGCAAGACCACCATCCTCTACAAGCTGAAGCTGGGTGAGATCGTCACCACCATCCCCACCATCG GGTTCAACGTGGAGACAGTGGAGTACAAGAACATTTGTTTCACTGTATGGGATGTGGGTGGCCAAGACAAAATCCGACCCCTCTGGAGGCACTACTTCCAAAACACGCAG GGTCTCATCTTCGTGGTGGACAGCAATGACCGAGAGCGAGTGCAGGAGTCTGCCGATGAGTTGCAGAAGATG CTGCAGGAGGATGAGCTGCGGGATGCCGTCTTGCTGGTGTTTGCCAACAAGCAGGATATGCCCAACGCCATGGCAGTGAGCGAGCTGACTGACAAGCTGGGGCTGCAGACGCTGCGCAGCAGGACC TGGTATGTGCAGGCAACGTGTGCGACCCAGGGCACGGGGCTCTACGACGGGCTGGACTGGCTATCGCATGAGCTCTCCAAGCGCTAG
- the ARF5 gene encoding ADP-ribosylation factor 5 isoform X2, translating into MGLTVSAIFSRIFGKKQMRILMVGLDAAGKTTILYKLKLGEIVTTIPTIGECPGTGQGPHRAPGTGHGPLPCLLTASTGPGPRRAPATGQGLPPHPPGRAHAGTPLSCGSPWPTPAHWGLLGRQPSPYPSYRLLGWGTATSGAC; encoded by the exons atgggCCTCACGGTCTCCGCCATCTTTTCCCGCATCTTCGGCAAGAAGCAGATGCGGATCCTGATGG TGGGCCTAGATGCCGCCGGCAAGACCACCATCCTCTACAAGCTGAAGCTGGGTGAGATCGTCACCACCATCCCCACCATCGGTGAGTGCCCTGGCACCGGGCAGGGCCCCCACCGAGCACCGGGTACCGGGCATGGCCCCCTACCCTGCCTCTTGACAGCCAGCACCGGGCCAG GCCCCCGCCGGGCACCAGCTACCGGGCAGGGCctgcccccccatcccccaggCCGTGCCCACGCGGGTACCCCGCTTTCCTGTGGGTCCCCCTGGCCGACCCCGGCCCACTGGGGGCTGCTTGGGCGTCAGCCCAGCCCTTACCCCAGTTACCGATTGCTTGGCTGGGGCACGGCCACCAGCGGTGCCTGCTGA
- the GCC1 gene encoding GRIP and coiled-coil domain-containing protein 1, producing the protein MEKFGMNFGGGPSKKDLLETIESQKKQLLQYQVRLKDVVRAYKSLLKEKEALEASLKVLSVSHEADIGLSSAQLASMASSSLPFADSADDRSSVHSEDSVGTATSADTAASLASTKGEPGPEDDKLAAATSSFKSEETSGSESGISTSSGDVSSAASEADKRVLQLKTQLATLTSALSTVTQEKSRMEASYQADKKKMKQDLDDAIKKAEDETEKLETELKSVQDQLAETKARLITQQHDRAQEQGDHAVMLRELQKLLQNERTLRQDTELKLEETREALAGRTCMADRAEGYELQIKQLSQEVEDLRRELQAVQEDSKKPDPRIQDLQEEMASLKNHFQVQLLQEMKKTAQAEEQLRQHAQMEERRVADLEAQVSEVSELLGTYEKAKQKDQAIIQKLKDRIVQLDVENKTLAIAASSRSPVDIHVEEANLDVNVLKDKMEKLKKLLQAAAKKSQPTLDIEKLCELELPKGTEAGDGEKATALYYQQELKQLKEEFERYKMRAQVVLKNKSAKDGNLAKELEEAQEQLADLKEKYIALQLSSDEIEKQHQQDMEAKKQELSQLQQIHKQELERCQLDYRERALKLEEEMHKQRDRALAVLAEKDQELEQLRSVVLPYGLQGSKTYLASGTDVTSDDSPGNDSSDILPQAFHLSTTSEPTFFLYAEQLARKEVEIVALRKQKHKLEMQVHQLQEKILVEEEKHQDQVSALQSEIEKNFRDKSREGANLEYLKNIVYRFLTLPDSLGRQQTLTAILTILHFSPEEKQTITKQSAYSSWWLSGKR; encoded by the exons ATGGAGAAGTTTGGCATGAACTTTGGAGGTGGCCCGAGTAAAAAAGACCTTCTAGAGACTATTGAATCGCAAAAGAAGCAGCTTCTTCAGTACCAGGTTCGGCTGAAGGATGTCGTTAGAGCCTACAAGAGCCTACTCAAAGAGAAAGAAGCCTTGGAAGCCAGCTTGAAAGTATTGTCCGTGTCTCATGAGGCAGATATTGGCTTGAGCAGTGCTCAGCTTGCGTCCATGGCTAGCTCCAGCCTGCCCTTTGCCGATTCTGCTGATGACAGGAGCTCGGTTCACAGTGAGGATAGCGTAGGGACAGCTACCAGCGCAGACACTGCTGCCAGTCTGGCCAGTACCAAGGGCGAACCGGGGCCTGAGGATGATAAGCTCGCGGCTGCCACTTCCTCTTTTAAATCAGAAGAGACAAGTGGTTCAGAGAGTGGCATCAGCACAAGCAGTGGGGATGTATCATCTGCTGCTAGTGAGGCTGATAAAAGAGTGCTCCAGCTGAAGACGCAGCTGGCCACCTTGACCAGTGCTCTGTCAACAGTCACGCAGGAGAAGTCCCGCATGGAAGCCTCGTACCAAGCAGACAAGAAGAAGATGAAGCAGGACCTGGATGATGCCATTAAGAAAGCAGAGGATGAGACCGAGAAGTTGGAGACAGAGCTGAAGTCTGTCCAGGACCAGCTAGCCGAGACAAAAGCCCGTCTGATCACCCAGCAGCACGACCGAGCCCAGGAGCAGGGTGACCACGCTGTTATGCTGCGagagctgcagaagctgctgcagaacGAGAGGACCTTGCGCCAGGATACAGAGCTGAAGCTGGAGGAGACCAGGGAGGCGTTGGCCGGCAGGACGTGCATGGCTGACCGCGCAGAGGGGTATGAGCTGCAGATCAAGCAGCTGAGCCAGGAGGTGGAAGACCTGAGGAGAGAGCTGCAAGCTGTTCAGGAGGACAGCAAGAAGCCAGATCCCCGGATACAGGATCTGCAGGAGGAGATGGCCAGCCTTAAGAACCACTTCCAAGTGCAGCTGTTGCAGGAGATGAAGAAG ACTGCACAGGCAGAAGAGCAGCTCCGCCAGCATGCCCAGATGGAGGAGCGGCGAGTGGCTGACTTGGAGGCCCAAGTCTCTGAAGTGTCGGAGCTACTTGGCACTTACGAAAAAGCCAAGCAGAAAGACCAGGCGATCATTCAGAAGTTAAAGGACCGCATTGTGCAGTTGGATGTGGAGAACAAAACCCTGGCCATTGCTGCCTCCAGCCGATCCCCTGTTGATATTCACGTAGAAGAAGCCAATCTTGATGTTAATGTTCTAAAGGATAAAATGGAGAAGCTGAAAAAGCTCTTGCAGGCAGCAGCTAAGAAGAGTCAACCCACCCTGGACATCGAGAAGCTGTGTGAGCTGGAGCTGCCAAAGGGCACTGAGGCTGGGGATGGCGAGAAGGCCACTGCTTTGTACTATCAGCAGGAGctgaagcagctgaaggaagagTTTGAAAGGTACAAGATGAGGGCACAAGTGGTTCTCAAGAACAAGTCAGCCAAAGATGGCAATCTGGCTAAAGAACTGGAGGAAGCTCAAGAGCAGCTGGCTGacctgaaagagaaatacattGCCCTTCAGCTGTCTTCTGATGAAATAGAGAAGCAGCACCAGCAAGACATGGAAGCCAAGAAGCAAGAGTtgtcccagctgcagcaaatTCATAAGCAGGAATTAGAGCGATGTCAGCTGGACTACAGGGAACGGGCACtgaagctggaggaggagatgcACAAACAGCGGGATCGAGCACTGGCGgtgctggcagaaaaggaccaaGAGCTGGAACAGCTGAGATCTGTCGTGTTGCCTTATGGGCTTCAAGGATCCAAAACCTACCTGGCATCAGGGACTGACGTTACCAGCGATGACTCACCAGGTAATGATTCCTCCGACATTCTGCCCCAGGCTTTTCATCTCTCCACCACCAGCGAGCCCACCTTCTTCTTGTACGCAGAGCAGCTGGCTCGCAAAGAAGTGGAAATTGTAGCACTGAGGAAGCAGAAGCACAAGCTGGAAATGCAAGTTCACCAGCTCCAGGAGAAAATCTTAGTTGAGGAGGAGAAGCACCAGGACCAGGTATCCGCACTTCAAAGCGAAATCGAGAAGAATTTCAGAGATAAGAGCAGAGAGGGAGCCAACCTGGAATACCTCAAAAACATTGTTTATAGATTTTTGACACTGCCAGATTCTCTTGGTCGCCAGCAGACTCTAACGGCCATATTGACTATTCTGCATTTCAgcccagaagaaaagcaaactatTACCAAGCAGTCAGCTTACAGCAGCTGGTGGCTTTCTGGGAAGAGATGA